From a single Arachis hypogaea cultivar Tifrunner chromosome 3, arahy.Tifrunner.gnm2.J5K5, whole genome shotgun sequence genomic region:
- the LOC140183357 gene encoding uncharacterized protein, translating into MAISSIWYERNKFVFDGVTSQPANIVEAIKSRCREYTKVMKKQGMASKVNVDGSFYSQNGNAACGGIFRDNLGRFVKDFACNLGSYSIMHVELWGIIKGLQIAIDNGYNRIVIESDSMMAINFIKEEYPRHRPCFPLLDDINVLSRRLAYVAWKHILHEANNVVDILARKGQNLPFGHQIFYSSI; encoded by the exons ATGGCCATTTCTTCTATTTGGTACGAAAGAAATAAATTTGTATTTGATGGTGTGACTTCTCAACCTGCAAATATTGTTGAAGCAATCAAGTCCCGCTGTAGAGAATATACCAAGGTGATGAAGAAGCAAGGCATGGCTTCTAAG GTTAATGTGGACGGGTCCTTTTACTCTCAAAATGGAAACGCTGCTTGCGGTGGAATTTTTCGTGACAATCTTGGAAGGTTTGTGAAAGATTTTGCTTGCAACCTAGGGAGCTACTCTATTATGCATGTGGAATTGTGGGGTATTATCAAAGGTTTGCAAATCGCTATCGACAATGGTTATAATCGTATTGTTATAGAATCCGATTCTATGATGGCCATCAACTTCATCAAAGAAGAATACCCGAGACACCGCCCTTGCTTTCCTCTGCTAGACGACATAAATGTGCTAAGTAGGCGCCTGGCTTATGTGGCATGGAAGCATATTCTGCATGAGGCCAATAATGTTGTTGACATCCTTGCCAGGAAAGGCCAAAACCTTCCGTTTGGACACCAGATTTTTTATTCCTCCATCTGA